In one window of Streptomyces griseus subsp. griseus DNA:
- a CDS encoding branched-chain amino acid ABC transporter permease, with the protein MNELPQQLVNGLLLGSMYGLVAIGYTMVYGIVQLINFAHGEIFMTGGFGALTVWLILPSGTSVLLALPLMLIGAIVVATTIAVGAERFAYRPLRGGPRLAPLITAIGLSLALQQAVWAWYPGAKSARTFPEIPGGPFELGPVTIQTGDVFLLIAAPVSMAVLGYFVIKTRTGRGMQATAQDPDTAKLMGINTDRIIVVAFALGATFAAIGAVAYGLKYGEVQFRMGFLLGLKAFTAAVLGGIGNIYGAMIGGLTLGVAETMAAAYIAEVPGLEQLGGQSWANAWAFVLLILVLLFRPQGIMGERVADRA; encoded by the coding sequence GTGAACGAACTGCCGCAACAGCTGGTCAACGGCCTGCTACTCGGATCGATGTACGGGCTCGTCGCCATCGGCTACACGATGGTCTATGGCATCGTCCAGCTCATCAACTTCGCCCACGGCGAGATCTTCATGACCGGCGGCTTCGGGGCCCTCACGGTCTGGCTCATACTCCCCAGCGGCACCAGCGTGCTGCTCGCACTCCCCCTCATGCTCATCGGCGCGATCGTCGTCGCCACCACCATCGCGGTCGGAGCGGAACGATTCGCCTACCGACCGCTCCGCGGCGGACCACGCCTCGCACCCCTCATCACCGCCATCGGCCTCTCGCTCGCCCTCCAGCAAGCCGTATGGGCCTGGTACCCGGGCGCCAAGTCCGCCCGCACCTTCCCCGAGATCCCCGGTGGACCCTTCGAGCTCGGACCCGTCACCATCCAGACCGGTGACGTCTTCCTGCTCATCGCCGCCCCCGTGTCGATGGCCGTCCTCGGCTACTTCGTCATCAAGACCCGCACCGGCCGCGGCATGCAGGCCACCGCGCAGGACCCCGACACCGCCAAGCTCATGGGCATCAACACCGACCGCATCATCGTGGTCGCGTTCGCCCTCGGCGCCACCTTCGCCGCCATCGGAGCCGTCGCCTACGGCCTCAAGTACGGCGAGGTCCAGTTCCGCATGGGCTTCCTGCTCGGCCTCAAGGCCTTCACCGCAGCCGTCCTCGGCGGCATCGGCAACATCTACGGCGCCATGATCGGCGGCCTCACCCTCGGCGTCGCCGAGACCATGGCCGCCGCCTACATCGCCGAAGTCCCCGGCCTCGAACAGCTCGGCGGCCAGTCCTGGGCCAACGCCTGGGCGTTCGTACTCCTCATCCTCGTGCTCCTCTTCCGGCCCCAGGGCATCATGGGCGAGCGCGTCGCGGACAGGGCGTGA
- a CDS encoding branched-chain amino acid ABC transporter permease yields MTTMTTTQTTSTVTAPAQTAPTTSGPLALPPHIARATATAGGALTVVSAFLAWTWTSAFPGDLTVYGYPGGLQWLVLVSGALVALFGLSSYGIKGLGWLTPQGADAAIRLASYAAFATAWFTMAAISVQLGGIANLEPGAYVAIAATLIGRLGARSLPYERPETTPADPEDSAYDRFKHNLSNRWATYKSTLATTPAQPAKTLPSYIEILIVAVVLALGLAVFTYGITTEYDELFIGFLITAGFGFAAINKAGLIQRVSTLTARHRNVTLVGAFVAAAAFPFTQSDDQYATIGVNILIFATVALGLNIVVGLAGLLDLGYVAFLGVGAYAAALVSGSPTSPLGIHLPFWQAILVGAAASMVFGVLIGAPTLRLRGDYLAIVTLGFGEIFRIAVLNLDGTSGPDVTNGSNGISSIPNLSLFGFDFGATHTIGGFTIGRFANYFFLMLLVTLIVVVVFRRSAESRIGRAWVAIREDETAAEAMGINGFRTKLIAFALGATLAGLAGAVQAHVTYTVTPEQYQFAHAVPPNSAFLLAAVVLGGMGTISGPLVGGALLFLIPAKLQFMSDYQLFAFGLALVLLMRFRPEGLIANRRQQLEFHEKDEAPATLTKAGA; encoded by the coding sequence GTGACCACCATGACCACCACACAGACCACCAGCACGGTCACCGCACCCGCACAGACCGCACCCACCACCAGCGGCCCGCTGGCCCTCCCGCCGCACATAGCCCGGGCCACCGCCACGGCCGGCGGCGCACTCACCGTCGTCTCCGCCTTCCTCGCCTGGACCTGGACCTCCGCCTTCCCCGGCGACCTCACGGTCTACGGCTACCCCGGCGGCCTTCAGTGGCTCGTCCTCGTCAGCGGCGCCCTCGTCGCCCTCTTCGGCCTCTCCTCCTACGGGATCAAGGGCCTGGGCTGGCTCACCCCCCAGGGCGCCGACGCCGCGATCCGGCTCGCCTCCTACGCGGCCTTCGCCACCGCCTGGTTCACCATGGCCGCCATCAGCGTCCAGCTCGGCGGCATCGCCAACCTCGAACCCGGCGCCTACGTCGCCATCGCCGCCACCCTCATCGGCCGGCTCGGCGCCCGCTCCCTGCCCTACGAGCGGCCCGAGACCACCCCCGCCGACCCCGAGGACAGCGCCTACGACCGGTTCAAGCACAACCTGAGCAACCGCTGGGCGACCTACAAGAGCACCCTCGCCACCACCCCCGCCCAGCCCGCGAAGACCCTCCCCTCGTACATCGAGATCCTGATCGTCGCGGTCGTCCTCGCCCTCGGTCTCGCCGTCTTCACCTACGGCATCACCACCGAGTACGACGAACTGTTCATCGGCTTCCTCATCACCGCCGGCTTCGGCTTCGCGGCGATCAACAAAGCCGGCCTCATCCAGCGTGTCTCCACCCTCACCGCACGCCACCGCAACGTGACCCTCGTCGGCGCCTTCGTCGCCGCCGCGGCCTTCCCGTTCACCCAGTCCGACGACCAGTACGCGACCATCGGCGTCAACATCCTCATCTTCGCCACCGTCGCCCTGGGCCTCAACATCGTCGTCGGCCTCGCCGGCCTCCTCGACCTCGGCTACGTCGCCTTCCTCGGCGTCGGCGCCTACGCCGCGGCCCTGGTCTCCGGCTCCCCCACCTCCCCGCTCGGCATCCACCTGCCTTTCTGGCAGGCCATCCTGGTCGGCGCCGCCGCCTCCATGGTCTTCGGCGTCCTCATCGGCGCCCCCACCCTGCGACTGCGCGGCGACTACCTCGCCATCGTGACCCTCGGCTTCGGAGAAATCTTCCGCATCGCCGTCCTCAACCTCGACGGCACCTCCGGCCCCGACGTCACCAACGGCTCCAACGGCATCTCCTCGATCCCGAACCTCTCCCTCTTCGGATTCGACTTCGGCGCCACCCACACCATCGGCGGGTTCACCATCGGCCGCTTCGCGAACTACTTCTTCCTGATGCTGCTGGTCACCCTCATCGTGGTCGTGGTCTTCCGCCGCAGCGCGGAATCCCGCATCGGCCGCGCCTGGGTCGCCATCCGCGAGGACGAGACAGCCGCCGAAGCCATGGGCATCAACGGCTTCCGCACCAAGCTCATCGCCTTCGCCCTCGGCGCCACCCTCGCCGGCCTCGCCGGAGCCGTACAGGCACACGTCACCTACACCGTGACCCCCGAGCAGTACCAGTTCGCCCACGCCGTCCCGCCCAACTCGGCCTTCCTCCTCGCAGCGGTCGTCCTCGGCGGCATGGGAACGATCAGCGGCCCGCTCGTCGGCGGCGCACTGCTCTTCCTCATCCCCGCCAAGCTCCAGTTCATGAGCGACTACCAGCTCTTCGCCTTCGGGCTCGCGCTGGTCCTGCTGATGCGCTTCCGCCCCGAAGGCCTCATCGCCAACCGCCGCCAACAGCTCGAATTCCACGAGAAGGACGAAGCGCCCGCCACTCTCACCAAGGCAGGGGCCTGA
- a CDS encoding ABC transporter ATP-binding protein has product MTTDTTTAEATAVSAPGETVLDARGVTMRFGGLTAVRSVDLTVNSGEIVGLIGPNGAGKTTFFNCLTGLYIPTEGEVRYKGTVLPAKSFKITATGIARTFQNIRLFANMTVLENVLVGRHTRTKEGLWSALLRGPGFHRAEAESKTRAMELLEFVGLDHKAEHLSRNLPYGEQRKLEIARALASEPGLLLLDEPTAGMNPQETRAAEELIFAIRDKGIAVLVIEHDMRFIFNLCDRVACLVQGEKLVEGTAAEVQGDDRVVAAYLGEPFEGDPGAAEVAEVEAAEAAAAPETTGATTAPKAPTAEATTEDAPAAPGESTSKENDR; this is encoded by the coding sequence ATGACCACCGACACCACCACCGCCGAGGCCACAGCCGTCAGCGCACCCGGCGAGACCGTCCTCGACGCCCGCGGCGTCACGATGCGGTTCGGCGGTCTCACCGCCGTCCGCTCCGTCGACCTCACCGTCAACTCCGGCGAGATCGTCGGCCTCATCGGCCCCAACGGCGCCGGCAAGACCACCTTCTTCAACTGCCTCACCGGCCTCTACATCCCCACCGAGGGTGAGGTCCGCTACAAGGGCACCGTCCTCCCCGCCAAATCCTTCAAGATCACGGCGACCGGCATCGCCCGCACCTTCCAGAACATCCGGCTCTTCGCCAACATGACCGTCCTGGAGAACGTCCTCGTCGGACGCCACACCCGCACCAAGGAGGGCCTCTGGTCCGCCCTCCTGCGCGGACCCGGCTTCCACCGCGCCGAGGCCGAATCCAAGACCCGGGCCATGGAGCTGCTGGAGTTCGTCGGCCTCGACCACAAGGCCGAACACCTCTCCCGCAACCTCCCCTACGGTGAACAGCGCAAGCTGGAGATCGCCCGCGCGCTCGCCAGCGAGCCCGGACTCCTCCTCCTCGACGAGCCCACCGCAGGCATGAACCCGCAGGAGACCCGCGCGGCCGAAGAGCTCATCTTCGCCATCCGCGACAAGGGCATCGCCGTCCTCGTCATCGAGCACGACATGCGGTTCATCTTCAACCTCTGCGACCGCGTCGCCTGCCTCGTCCAGGGCGAGAAACTGGTCGAAGGCACCGCAGCCGAGGTCCAGGGCGACGACCGCGTCGTCGCCGCCTACCTCGGCGAACCCTTCGAGGGCGACCCGGGCGCGGCCGAGGTCGCCGAAGTCGAAGCCGCCGAAGCCGCCGCCGCACCGGAGACCACCGGGGCCACCACCGCCCCGAAGGCCCCCACGGCAGAGGCCACGACCGAGGACGCTCCGGCCGCCCCCGGCGAGAGCACCAGCAAGGAGAACGACCGATGA
- a CDS encoding ABC transporter ATP-binding protein produces the protein MTALLEVEDLRVAYGKIEAVKGISFKVEEGEVVTLIGTNGAGKTTTLRTLSGLIKPLTGQIKFNGKSLRKVPAHQVVSLGLAHSPEGRHIFPRMSIEDNLRLGAFLRKDSEGINKDIQRAYDLFPILGERRKQASGTLSGGEQQMLAMGRALMSQPKLLMLDEPSMGLSPIMMQKIMATITELRAQGTTILLVEQNAQAALSLANHAHVMEVGSIVLSGTGQDLLHDDSVRKAYLGED, from the coding sequence ATGACCGCACTTCTCGAAGTCGAGGACCTGCGCGTCGCCTACGGCAAGATCGAGGCCGTCAAGGGAATCTCGTTCAAGGTCGAAGAAGGCGAAGTCGTCACCCTCATCGGCACCAACGGCGCCGGCAAGACGACGACGCTGCGCACCCTCTCCGGACTGATCAAGCCCCTCACGGGCCAGATCAAGTTCAACGGCAAGTCCCTCCGCAAGGTCCCGGCCCACCAGGTCGTCTCCCTGGGACTGGCCCACTCCCCCGAGGGCCGCCACATCTTCCCCCGCATGTCCATCGAGGACAACCTGCGCCTCGGCGCATTCCTCCGCAAGGACAGCGAAGGGATCAACAAGGACATCCAGCGCGCCTACGACCTCTTCCCCATCCTCGGGGAACGCCGCAAGCAGGCCTCCGGAACCCTCTCCGGCGGCGAGCAGCAGATGCTCGCCATGGGCCGCGCCCTGATGTCCCAGCCGAAGCTGCTCATGCTGGACGAGCCCTCCATGGGCCTCTCCCCCATCATGATGCAGAAGATCATGGCGACCATCACCGAACTGCGTGCCCAGGGCACCACCATCCTGCTCGTGGAGCAGAACGCCCAGGCGGCGCTCTCGCTCGCCAACCACGCGCACGTGATGGAGGTCGGCAGCATCGTCCTCTCCGGCACCGGCCAGGACCTGCTGCACGACGACTCGGTCCGCAAGGCGTACCTGGGCGAGGACTGA
- a CDS encoding ANTAR domain-containing response regulator: MTTPESPQPVDAVDDDKSHVPPLTTRVVIAEDEALIRLDLKEMLEEEGYSVVGEAGDGQQAVELAREHKPDLVILDVKMPVLDGISAAEKIAEESIAPVLMLTAFSQRDLVERARDAGAMAYLVKPFSKSDVVPAIEMAVSRFAELKALESEIADLSQRLETRKLVDRAKSILQTDYGLSEPAAFRWIQKTSMDRRMSMQQLAEALIEDAEEKKKAAE; encoded by the coding sequence GTGACCACCCCCGAGTCGCCCCAGCCCGTAGACGCCGTCGACGACGACAAGTCGCACGTCCCGCCGCTGACGACCCGCGTCGTCATCGCCGAGGACGAGGCTCTCATCCGCCTCGACCTCAAGGAGATGCTGGAGGAGGAGGGTTACTCCGTCGTCGGTGAGGCGGGCGACGGGCAGCAGGCCGTCGAGCTGGCCCGGGAGCACAAGCCGGACCTGGTCATCCTGGACGTGAAGATGCCGGTCCTCGACGGGATCTCCGCCGCCGAGAAGATCGCCGAGGAGTCCATCGCACCCGTCCTCATGCTCACCGCCTTCTCGCAGCGCGACCTAGTCGAGCGGGCCCGGGACGCAGGGGCGATGGCGTACCTCGTGAAGCCGTTCAGCAAGAGCGACGTCGTGCCGGCCATCGAGATGGCTGTCTCCCGCTTCGCGGAGCTGAAGGCGCTGGAGAGCGAGATCGCGGATCTGTCGCAACGGCTGGAGACGCGGAAGCTGGTCGACCGGGCCAAGAGCATTCTCCAGACCGACTACGGGCTCTCGGAGCCGGCCGCGTTCCGGTGGATCCAGAAGACGTCGATGGACCGCCGGATGTCGATGCAGCAGCTGGCGGAGGCGCTGATCGAGGACGCCGAGGAGAAGAAGAAGGCGGCCGAGTAG
- the pyk gene encoding pyruvate kinase, whose amino-acid sequence MRRAKIVCTLGPATDTYDQIKALVEAGMDIARFNLSHGSYAEHEQRYHHVRKAAEETGRSVGILADLQGPKIRLGRFREGPVLLERGDTFTITVEPLENQGNGDICGTTYDGLAADVTTGERILVDDGRVTLEVTDVDGPRVHTTVIEGGMVSDNKGLNLPGVAVSVPALSEKDIDDLRWALRTGADLIALSFVRTGRDIDDVHRVMDEEGRRLPVIAKVEKPQAVENIDDIVAAFDGIMVARGDLGVEMPLEQVPIVQKRAIKLAKRNAKPVIVATQMLDSMIDNSRPTRAEASDVANAIIDGTDAVMLSGETSVGKYPIETVRTMSRIVEAAEEDILAKGLPPLTERNKPRTQGGAVARAAAEMGDFLGAKFLVAFTQSGDTVKRLSRYRSPIPLLAFTPDEATRAQLNLTWGVETFLGPHVDSTDAMVAQVDEELLRIGRCAKGDIVVITAGSPPGVSGSTNLVRVHHVGEDDSPK is encoded by the coding sequence ATGCGCCGAGCGAAAATCGTTTGTACCCTGGGACCGGCAACCGACACGTACGACCAGATCAAGGCCTTGGTCGAAGCGGGAATGGACATCGCCCGCTTCAACCTCAGCCACGGCTCCTACGCCGAACACGAGCAGCGATACCACCACGTACGCAAAGCCGCCGAAGAGACCGGCCGCAGCGTCGGCATCCTCGCCGACCTTCAAGGCCCGAAGATCCGCCTCGGACGCTTCCGCGAAGGCCCCGTACTCCTTGAACGCGGCGACACCTTCACCATCACCGTCGAACCCCTGGAGAACCAGGGCAACGGCGACATCTGCGGCACCACCTATGACGGCCTCGCCGCCGACGTCACCACCGGCGAACGCATCCTCGTCGACGACGGCCGCGTCACCCTCGAAGTCACCGATGTCGACGGCCCCCGCGTCCACACCACCGTCATCGAAGGCGGCATGGTCTCCGACAACAAGGGCCTCAACCTCCCCGGCGTCGCCGTCTCCGTCCCCGCCCTCTCCGAGAAGGACATCGACGACCTCCGCTGGGCCCTGCGCACTGGCGCCGACCTCATCGCCCTCTCCTTCGTCCGCACCGGACGCGACATCGACGACGTCCACCGCGTCATGGACGAGGAAGGCCGCCGCCTCCCCGTCATCGCCAAGGTCGAGAAACCCCAGGCCGTCGAGAACATCGACGACATCGTCGCCGCCTTCGACGGCATCATGGTCGCCCGCGGCGACCTCGGCGTCGAGATGCCCCTGGAACAGGTCCCGATCGTCCAGAAGCGCGCCATCAAGCTCGCCAAGCGCAACGCCAAGCCGGTCATCGTCGCCACCCAGATGCTGGACTCGATGATCGACAACTCCCGCCCCACCCGCGCCGAAGCCTCCGACGTCGCCAACGCGATCATCGACGGTACCGACGCGGTGATGCTCTCCGGTGAGACCAGCGTCGGCAAGTACCCCATCGAGACCGTGCGCACCATGTCCCGCATCGTCGAAGCGGCAGAGGAAGACATCCTCGCCAAGGGCCTCCCGCCGCTCACCGAACGGAACAAGCCCCGCACCCAGGGCGGCGCGGTCGCCCGGGCCGCCGCCGAGATGGGCGACTTCCTCGGCGCCAAGTTCCTCGTCGCCTTCACCCAGAGCGGCGACACGGTCAAGCGCCTCTCCCGCTACCGCTCGCCCATCCCCCTCCTCGCCTTCACCCCCGATGAAGCGACCCGCGCCCAGCTCAACCTCACCTGGGGCGTCGAGACCTTCCTCGGCCCGCACGTCGACTCCACGGACGCGATGGTCGCCCAGGTCGACGAGGAACTCCTGCGCATCGGCCGCTGCGCGAAGGGCGACATCGTGGTGATCACCGCCGGCTCCCCGCCCGGCGTCTCGGGCTCCACGAACCTGGTCCGCGTCCACCACGTGGGCGAGGACGACAGCCCGAAGTAG